GCGGGGCAGCGCCCGTCCGAGGTCCTCGGCGAAGCGATCCTCTCGTCTCGTGGACGCGTCATCCGTCCGAAGACCCTCGGCCAGAAGTCCTATGTCGACGCGATCGACGAGAGCACGATCGTGTTCGGAATCGGGCCCGCGGGCACGGGCAAGACCTACCTCGCGATGGCGAAGGCCGTTCAGGCCCTCCAGCGCAAGGAGGTCAGCCGCATCATCCTGAGCCGGCCGGCGATCGAAGCGGGGGAGCGGCTCGGCTTCCTGCCCGGGACGCTCAACGACAAGATCGATCCCTACCTCCGTCCTCTCTACGACGCCCTCAACGAGATGATGGATCCGGAACTCGTCCCCAAACTCATGGCGTCGGGAACGATCGAGGTCGCCCCGCTCGCCTACATGCGCGGGCGTACCCTCAACGATTCGTTCGTCGTGCTCGACGAGGCGCAGAACACGACACCGGAACAGATGAAGATGTTCCTGACCCGCCTAGGCTTCGGCACGCGCATGGTCGTGACGGGGGACATCACCCAGATCGACCTTCCCGCGGGTGCATCCGGTCTCCGCCTCGTCACGCGCGTCCTGAAGGACATCGACGACATCCATTTCGCCTACCTCACGAGCGACGACGTCGTGCGGCACAGTCTCGTCGGGCGTATCGTCGACGCCTACACCGAGTACGACGAGAGTCGACTCGCTGCGAGGCGCGAACGCGACGAAGCATCCGAGTTCGCCAATCGCGCGGAGCGCCGCGGCGTCCAGCGCCCCGCCGGACCCCGCGATCGACTCCCCAAACGAGGACGTTCATGACGATAGAGATCGGCAACGAATCGGGGGCAGCGGTCGATGAGACCGTCCTCCTCCGACTCACGGAGCACAATCTGGCACAGCTCCACGTGAGCGCGGACGCCGACGTCGCGATCCTCCTGGTCGACGAGGGCGCCATGGAAGCCCTGCACGTCCAGTGGATGGACGAGCCGGGCCCGACGGACGTGCTCAGCTTCCCCATGGATGAGCTGCGGCCGGGCTCGGAGGAAGCTCCGACGCCTCCCGGCCTCCTCGGAGACATCGTGCTGTGTCCGCAGGTCGCCGAGACCCAGGCCCTCGCGGCCCGGCACTCGACCATGGACGAGCTCATCCTCCTCACGACGCATGGCCTCCTGCATCTGCTGGGGTTCGACCATGCCGAGCCCGAGGAGGAGCGCGAGATGTTCGGCCTGCAGAAGGAGCTCATCCACAGCTTCCAGGCATCCGAACGCCGCCGTCGCGCATGACAGAAGCGCTTCTCCTTCTCGCCGCCGCGCTGCTCGTGGCCTTCGGCGGACTCATGGCGGCGATCGATGCTGCGCTGGGCGTGACGTCTCGCGCCGACCTCGTAGACATGGCCGCCTCCGGCCGCAACTCCTCCTCGCTCGAGCGGATCGCAGCCGATCCGCCGGCGCACGCGACGGCAGTCGTCTTCATCCGCATCCTCGCCGAGACGGGTGCCGCGGTGCTCGTCACGGTGGCTTTCACGGTGCTCTTCGAGAACATCTGGTGGGCGATGCTCGCCGCCGTCGTCCTGATGACCGGGATCTCCTTCGTCCTCGTGGGGGCAAGCCCGCGGGCATGGGGCAGGCAGCACGCGACCCGGCTGCTGCGCGGCGCGGCGCCCGTCATCCGCGGCGTTCGGCTCTTCCTCGGGCCCCTCGCCCACGGACTCGTCGCGCTGGGAACGCGCGTGACACCCGGCGTCGCGCGAGGATCGTCATTCGCGTCGGAGGAGCAGCTCCTCAGCATCATCGACGAGGCGGCTGAGAACGAGCTCATCGAAGAGGACGACCGCGAGCTCATCCACTCGGTCTTCGAGTTCACCGACACGTACGTGCGCGAAGTGATGGTGCCCCGCACCGACATGGTGACGGTGGATGCCGCGGCGTCGTCGCGCGAAGCGATGAAGACGTTCCTGGAGAAGGGCGTGTCCCGCGTTCCCGTCATGGACCACGACGCGGACGACGTCGTCGGCGTGCTGTATCTCAAGGACCTCGTGCAGTTCGGCTTCGGCGGCGAATCGGGCTGGCGTGACGCGCCCATCGCGAAGATCACACGACCCGCGGTCTTCGTGCCGGAGTCGATGATGGCCGAGACGCTGCTGCAGCAGATGAAGCGCGACGCCGTGCATGTCTGCCTCGTCATCGACGAGTACGGTGGCGTCTCGGGTCTCGTGACCCTCGAGGACCTCATCGAGGAGCTCGTCGGCGAGATCGCCGACGAATACGATCCCAAGGCAGACGAAGTCACGGAGATCGAACCGGGACGCTATCGCGTCAGCGCCCGACTCGATCTCGACGACGTCGGAGAACTCTTCGGCATCGAGCTCGAGGACGACGACGTCGACTCCATCGGCGGCCTCCTCGGCAAGGCGCTCGGACGTGTTCCGCAGCCCGGTTCCACGGCGGACTACGAGGGTCTCACGCTCACGGGTGGTGCCTCTCGAGGACAGGGCCGAGGCATCGCGACGGTCTTCGTCGAACGCGCAGAGCAGCCGGAGGAGACCGAGGAGACGGCGACCCGCGGTCCACGCACCGAGGAGATCCGGCTCCCGAGGACCGACGAGACCCGAACCGTCAAGAACGAGTCGCGCACGAAGAACGAGGCGCGCGTCAAGAAGGAGAAGCGCTGATGGCGTCCGAGTCCTCGACCGGCAGATCCGGGTTCGTCACGTTCGTCGGTCGTCCCAACGTCGGGAAGTCGACCCTCACGAACGCGCTCGTCGGCGAAAAGGTCGCCATCACCAGCGACAAGCCGCAGACGACCAGGCGCGCGATCCGCGGCATCCTGAACCGCCCGGAGGGCCAGATCGTCATCGTCGACACGCCGGGGATCCACAAGCCACGCACACTTCTCGGGCAGCGGCTCAACGATCTCGTCGAGACGGTGCTCGGAGATGTCGACGTCATCGGATTCTGCGTCCCGGCGACGGAGAAGGTGGGCCCCGGCGATCGGCGCATCGCGGAGTCGCTGTCGGGATATCCGCGGTCGAAGAAGGTGGCGATCGTGACCAAGACGGATGCCGCGACGCGCGAACAGGTGACCGAGCGGCTCCTCGAGGTCGACGCGCTCCGCGAGGACTGGGCGGCGGTGATCCCGCTTTCTGCGCTCACGAGGGAGCAACTCGATGTCGTGACGCGAGAGCTCCTGGAGCTCCTTCCCGAGGGACCGCCGCTGTATCCCGAGGACATCGTCACCGACGAGTCACTCGAGGACCGCATCGCCGAGATCATCCGCGAAGCGGCGCTCGAGGGCGTCCGCGATGAGCTTCCCCACTCGATCGCCGTGACGATCGAGGACATGGCCCGGCGTGACACGGGTTCGATGACCGATATCCACGCGAACGTCGTCGTCGAACGCGACAGTCAGAAGGCGATCATCATCGGGCACCGGGGATCACGTCTGCGCGATGTCGGCGCACGCGCGCGCGAGCAGATCGAACCGCTCGTGGGCACGAAGGTCTTCCTGAAGCTGCACGTGCGGGTCGCGAAGGAGTGGCAGCGCGACCCGAAGCAGTTGGGTCGCCTGGGCTTCTGACGCTCGTCCTCAGAAGGGCCGGATGACGGACCGGATGATCACGACGTCGGCGCCGTACTCCTCGTCGGCGGCCGCTTGCCACGTCCCGTCGTCCCACACCACGTCGACCCAGAGCCACCCGTTGTCGATGTACGACGTGAGATAGCCTTCGGCGAGTCGGTCCGGAAGGTCGTTCTGCAGCTCGGCGAGCTGCTCCTCCGTACCGGCGCCTGCCCTGCCGCCCGTCGGATCGTCGGGTTTGACAGGGTCGTAGAGTGCGAGCATGACGGGCGGCTGGTCGACGGTGAAGGTCTCTCCGTCGTATGTGCCCTGCACACCGTAGGCGCCCCATGTCACGCCGTTCGCGCTCTCGGATCCGTCCACGCCGTCCCACGACCAGCCGACCACCGGTATTCCCGAGCACTGCGGCGGATACGACTCCGCGACGGCGCCGAGACAGAGCTCCACGTCTCCGTTCGTGTCCAGGACGGTGCCCTGCGTCATGACCCGCACGTCGGGCGGAGCCGGCCACACGCCGCCGAGTCCCGCCCCTGGAGGCTCGGCACCACCCGGTGCGCCAGAGGCGCATCCTGCGACGGTGAGCAGGGTGGCCGCCACGAATGCGACGGCGGCGATTCGCCGATGACTGTTCATGTGTGTGGAGCGTTCTGAGAGAGCGGATCGTCTCACATGTTCGGGAATGGGTGTAACCTGTCGTCATGCGTGCGGCCTCGCTTCTTCTCCTTAGCTGCCGCGGCGAGTCCTCGTTCTAGGGCCTTCCTCGTCGCGGAGCTTGCTGTTGGCCCGCATCCCCTGGCATTCCGCCCACCCGACCGGGCGTTGAGAGAGCGACGAGATCATGCAGAACACCCAGCAGCCTTCGGGCATGCCGACCCACAAGTACCGTGCGTACGACGAGCAGTTCGACGTACGTCTTCCCGACCGCACGTGGCCTGACGCCCGCATCACGACGGCACCGCGCTGGTGCGCCGTCGACCTTCGGGACGGCAACCAGGCGCTCATCGATCCCATGAGCCCCGAGCGCAAGCGCATCATGTTCGACCTGCTGGTCGGCATGGGCTACAAGGAGATCGAGGTCGGCTTCCCGTCGGCCAGTCAGACCGACTTCGACTTCGTCCGCCACCTCATCGAGGACGGCGCGATCCCCGACGACGTGACCATCCAGGTGCTGACGCAAGCACGGGAGCACCTCATCGAGCGGACGTACGAGGCCATCGCCGGCGCGAAGCAGGCCATCGTCCACCTCTACAACTCGACCAGCGTGCTCCAGCGAGAGGTCGTCTTCCGCACCGATCGACAGGGCATCATCGACATCGCGCTCGAAGGCGCTCGTCTGTGCCGTCAGTTCGAGAAGCGCATTCCCGACACGACGGTCTTCTACCAGTACTCGCCGGAGAGCTACACGGGCACCGAGCTCGATTTCGCCGTCGACGTCTGCAACCAGGTGATCGAGATCTTCGAGCCGACGCCCGACCGCAAGGTCATCATCAACCTCCCCGCGACGGTCGAGATGGCCACGCCCAACATCTACGCCGACTCGATCGAGTGGATGAGCCGCAATCTGGACCACCGCGAGAACATCATCCTGTCGCTGCATCCCCACAACGACCGGGGTACGGCGATCGCTGCGGCTGAGCTCGGATACATGGCTGGTGCCGACCGCATCGAGGGCTGCCTGTTCGGCAACGGGGAGCGCACCGGCAATGTCGACCTGGTCGCGCTCGGCATCAATCTGCTGACGCAGGGCATCGACCCGCAGATCGATTTCAGCGATATCGATCACATCAAGCGGACGGCCGAGTACTGCAATCAACTGCCCGTTCACGAGCGGAGCCCCTGGGCCGGCGACCTGGTCTTCACGGCCTTCTCGGGATCGCACCAGGATGCGATCAAGAAGGGCTTCGAGGCGATGGAGGCACGTGCCGCCTCGCAGGGCGTCGACGTGGATGCGATCGAGTGGGCCGTGCCCTATCTGCCCATCGATCCGAAGGATCTCGGCCGCTCGTACGAAGCGGTCATCCGGGTCAACTCGCAGTCCGGCAAGGGTGGCGTGGCCTATCTCCTGAAGACCGACCACGCTCTCGATCTGCCGCGCCGCCTCCAGATCGATTTCTCGGGCGTCGTTCAGGCCAAGACCGACGCCGAGGGCGGCGAGGTCACGAGCGAGCAGATCTGGTCGATCTTCACCGACGAGTATCTGCCGTCCACCGTCGCAGACGACAAGTGGGGACGGTTCGAGCTGCTCGGAACCCGCACAGCGAGCGACATGACCGGTGATGTCACGCTCGAGGTGAAGCTCCGAGACGGCGACGAGCCGCACGACGCCACGGGCCACGGCAACGGACCGATCGCGGCGTTCCTCGACGTCCTGCAGGCTCGCGGTTTCGACATCACGCTGTACGACTACGTCGAGCACACCCTGAGCGCCGGCGGAGATGCACAGGCTGCCGCCTACGTCGAGCTGCAGGTGGACGGTGAGCGCCTGTGGGGAGTCGGCATCGACGGAGACATCTCGACGGCCTCGCTCAAGGCGATCGTGTCGGGCGTCAACCGGGCGATCCGGACGCGCGAACGCTCGCAGGAGCTCGCGAGCGTGTGACGACCTCGGCGATCCCGGTCAGGACTTGACGATCGGGATCGCCGACGTCTCCACGGCGACCTTGCGGCGATGGAGCGCCCGCTGCTCGGGCAGCGAGATGTCGAAGATGACGGCCAGCAGCCGGATGACGGCGGTGACGGCGATTCCCGCGATGGAGGCGGCGACGAGCGGCGCACCCAGGGCGTGCGCGCCGGCCAGGACGGCGCAGCCCGCGCCCGCGGCGACGGCATAGAGCGACCCGACGTGCATGATCGCGACGGGGAGCCCCATGATCATGTCGCGAAGGATGCCGCCGCCGACGGCGGAGCAGACCCCGACGAAGATCGCGGGGACGGCGGGAAGTCCGAGGGCGAGGGCCTTGCCCGTCCCGAAAGCCCCGAAGAGGCCGATGACGATGGCATCGAGACCCACGATGACGGCGTTCAATCGCTGGAAGATCCCCGCCAGAAGCATGCCCACGAGCGCGGCGGCCGTCGCCGTCAGCAGGTACCAGTTGCTCTGCAGAGTGACGGGTGACACGTTCAGCAGAAGGTCGCGGATGAGTCCGCCGCCCATGCCCATGACGATTCCGATGATCGCGACCCCGAGCAGATCCAACCTCCGCTCTCCGCGGAACCCCGACGCGAAAAGCGCCCCCTGCACACCGCCGAGCGCGACAGCGGTCAGATCAGCCCACAACGGGATCACGAAGAGCGGCTCGTCCACGCCTCTATTGTGGTGCCTGCACGCGATAATCGAGTGTGCCCACCTACCGCGACGAGGTCGTGGTGCTCCGAACCCACAAGCTGGGTGAAGCAGACCGTATCCTCACGCTCCTCAGCCGCCGCCATGGCAAGATCCGCGCCGTGGCGAAGGGAGTTCGGCGTACCTCCTCGCGGTTCGGTGCGCGACTCGAGCCCTTCATGGTCGCCGACGTTCAGCTCTACCAGGGACGATCGCTCGATATCGTGCAACAGGCGGAGTCCCTCGGGTCGTACGGTGCCGACATCGCCGTCCACTACGACCGCTACACCTCCGCCCACGCCATGGTGGAAGCAGCCGACCGGCTCAACGAAGCCGAGGCCACCCCGCAGCAGTACCTCCTGCTCGTCGGCGGTCTGCGGGCCCTCGCCCGCGGCGAGCACGCGTCGCGCAGCATCCTCGACTCCTATCTGCTGCGAGCCATGGCGCTGTCCGGCTGGGCGCCGGGTCTCGGCGAGTGCGCCCGCTGCGGGCGTCCCGGCCCGCATGACTACTTCGTCGCTCAGCTCGGCGGAGCCGTGTGCGCGGAGTGCGCACCCGTCGGCTCCGCGCGCATCGCGAGCGCGACATCGGCCCTTCTCGGAGCACTCATGGCAGGGGAGTGGGACGACGTGGATGCCGCCTCCGCCGGCACGACGGCATCGGCATCCGGACTCATCGCCGCTTACGCGCAGTGGCACTTGGAGCGTGGCATCCGCTCGCTCTCTCACGTCTCCTCCGGGGAGGAACGATGACGCCGAAGCCCTACACGCATCGCGACGCCGTCGCGTATCGTCCCGTCGACTGGACCGGACTCTACCCCCCGGCCTTCCCCCGCGGAGGTGTGCCCGAGCACGTCGCGATCGTCATGGACGGAAACGGCCGCTGGGCCAATCGCCGTGGACTCACACGTGTCGAGGGCCACAAAGCCGGAGAGGCGGCGCTGCTCGATGTCGTGGCGGGTGCGATCCAAGCGGGTGTCAAGCATCTTTCGGTCTACGCCTTCTCGACGGAGAACTGGGCGCGTTCTCCCGACGAGGTGCGGTTCCTGATGGGGTTCAACCGTGACGTCCTGCATCGCCGACGCGATCAGCTCAACGAGTGGGGAGTCCGCGTCCGCTGGTCGGGACGCAAGCCCAGGCTGTGGGGCTCCGTCATCAAAGAACTGCAGTACGCGGAACAGCTCACGCGCGACAACGATGTCCTGACGCTGACGATGTGCGTCAACTACGGCGGACGCATTGAACTCGTCGATGCGATGCGCTCGATCGGAGACGACATCGCCGGTGGGCGAATCAAACCCTCCGCGATCACCGAGAAGCTCATCCGTCAGCGCCTCTATCAACCGGGGATGCCGGACGTGGATCTCTTCATCCGGTCGAGCGGCGAGCAGCGCACGTCCAACTTCCTTCTCTGGGAGTCGGCGTACGCCGAGTTCGTCTTCCTCGATCGGCTCTGGCCCGACTTCTCTCGCACCGACCTCTGGGAAGCGATCGGTCTCTACCTGGGTCGTGATCGGCGATTCGGCGGGGCGGTCGACACCCCCGACCCGCCTGCCCTCTGACGGAGCGCGAATGTGCCCCGGAGGGAATACATCGCGACGAGGGCGACGTTGTGCCTGAGGTGAGTGAAGCCATCAAGATCGACGTCTGGTCCGACATCGCCTGCCCCTGGTGCTACATCGGCAAGCGCAACCTCGAGAACGGTCTCGCCGCGGCATCCGCAGACCCCGATGCACCTGCCGTCGAGGTCACGTACCACTCGTTCGAACTGGCGCCGGACACTCCTGTCGACTTCGAAGGCGGCGAGTCCGACTACCTCGCGGAGCACAAGGGCATCTCTCCGGACCAGGCGCAGGAGATGCTGTCACGCGTCACCGGTGTCGCCGCCGATGCGGGGCTCACCTACCGGTTCGATCTGCTCCGCCACACCAACACCGTCAAGGCCCACGAGCTGCTTCACTTCGCGAAGTCTCAGGGACGTCAGCACGAGATGGCGGAGCGGCTCATGGCTGCCTACTTCACGGAAGGACGTCACGTCGGGCGCATCGACGATCTCGTCGCGCTGGCGGAGGACGCAGGACTCGACGGCGACGCAGCACGGGAGGCGCTCGAATCCGGACGCCACCTCCAGGACGTCCGCGCGGATCAGGCGCAGGCCGCCGCGTACGGCATCAACGGCGTCCCCTTCTTCGTGATCGACGGCAAGTACGGGGTCTCGGGCGCGCAGCCCGCCGAAGCGTTCAGCCAGATCGTGCGCCAGGTGTGGTCGGAGCGTTCGGAGCCCGCGGCGTCCTGACCTCCTCGCCGGTCAGGCGGGAAGATTCCTCTCGATGACCGCGATGATCTCGGGGTCATCGGGCTTGGTGTTCGGGCGGAAACGGTGCACCTGACCGCCCGGCGTGAGAACAAATTTCTCGAAGTTCCACATGATCGGACCCTTTTTGCCCTCTTCGTCGTGGGACTTCTTCAGCGCCTTGTAAAGCGGGGCGGCTCCCGGGCCGTTCACCTTGATCTTGTCGTTGACGGGGAACGTGACGCCCCACGTCATCGCGCAGTAGTCGAGGATCTCTTCCATCGAGCCGGGCTCCTGCCCCATGAACTGATTGCACGGGAACCCGACGACGGTGAAGCCGCGATCGCCGTAGGTGCGCTGCAACTCTTCCAGCTGCTCGTACTGCGGAGCGAGACCGCACTTGGACGCGACATTGACGACCAGGATGACCTTGTCGCCGTAATCTGCCAGCGTCGAGGTCTCTCCCTCTGCCGTCTGGAAGGGGATGCTCCGAAGATCGGTCAGCGTCTCTGCAGTCATGCCATCAGGCTACGCCCTGGTTTCCCCGGTGCCGCCGGACTCTCACCTCTGTCTGGGAGAATAGTCGGGTGACACCCACACTCGCTCCTGCACGCCCGCTGCGCATCGGGCCGATCGAGCTCGACGCACCGGTCGTGCTCGCCCCGATGGCGGGCATCACGAACACCGCGTTCCGTCGGCTCTGCCGCGAGTACGGAGCCGGGCTCTACGTCAGCGAGATGATCACGTCGCGCGCTCTCGTCGAACGCAACGCGACGACGATGCGCCTCATCACTCACCACGAGTCCGAGACACCGCGCTCCATCCAGCTCTACGGCGTCGACCCCGGCACCGTCGAGTCGGCCGTGCGCGTGCTGGTAGAAGAGGACCGCGCCGACCACATCGACCTCAACTTCGGCTGTCCCGTCCCCAAGGTCACCCGCAAAGGCGGCGGGGCGGCGCTGCCGTGGAAGCTCGGACTGTTCCGCGAGATCGTGACTCGGGCCGTTCAGGCCGCGGGGGACATCCCCCTGACGGTCAAGATGCGCAAGGGCATCGATCCCGATCATCTGACGTTCCTCGACGCGGGCCGGATCGCCGAGGATGCCGGCGTCGCCGCCGTCGCCCTCCACGCCCGCACTGCGTCCGAGTTCTACTCGGGCACGGCCGATTGGTCGGCCATCGCGGCGCTCAAAGCCGCGGTCACGAGTGTCCCTGTCCTCGGCAACGGCGACATCTGGTCGGCGGCCGACGCCGAGCGGATGATGCACGAGACCGGATGCGACGGTGTTGTCGTCGGACGTGGCTGCCTCGGGCGGCCGTGGCTTTTCGGCGATCTGGCGAGGGCACTGGGCGGCGCCGGCGCAGCATCCGATGAGCCTGTCGACGCGACACTCGGATTCGTCGCCGCCGCATTCCGTCGCCACGCCGAACTGCTCGTCGAGTTCTTCGACGACGAGGGACGCGGATGCCGCGACATTCGCAAGCACGTCGCGTGGTACTTCAAGGGCTATCCCGTCGGTGGCGACACGCGCGCCGCTCTCGCGACAGCGTCCACTCTCGCGGAGATCGACGATCTTCTCGCAACACTCGATCACGATGCGCCGTATCCGGGCGACGCCGCCGAGGGGCAGCGCGGACGCGCAGGTTCCCCGAAGCGCCCGGCGCTTCCCGACGGCTGGCTGGCCTCTCGCGAGCTCGGCGCCGAGGCCACGAACGCACTCGCCGATGCGGAGCTCGACCACAGTGGCGGTTGACGCCTCGGCCCGTCCGGGCGGGGTGGCCCTGCGCCCCGAGGGCTATGACGACCACGACGCGGAACGGTTCCACACCGAGCTCCACCGATCCTCGCGGGACGACTTCGCCCGAGATCGGGCGCGAGTTCTGCATTCCGCTGCGCTCCGACGCTTGGCGGCCAAGACCCAAGTGCTGAGTCCGGCGAGCCCGGCCGACTTCGCGCGCAACCGATTGACCCACTCGCTCGAGGTCGCGCAGGTCGGCCGCGAGCTCGCGACGGCCCTGCAGCTTTCCCCCGACGTCGTCGACACGGCGTGTCTCAGTCACGATCTCGGACACCCGCCCTTCGGTCACAACGGCGAAAGAGCGCTCAACGAGTGGGCGGAAGACATCGGGGGCTTCGAAGGCAACGCGCAGACCCTGAGGATCCTGTCGCGCCTCGAACCCAAGGTCATCGTCGACGCACGCACCTTCGGGCTGAATCTCACGCGCGCGAGTCTCGACGCGACGTGCAAGTACCCGTGGACGGCAGAGCACCCCGTGCCGGACCCGGGCGGGCGGCTGAAGTTCGGCGTCTACCCCGACGACGAGCCGACCTTCGCATGGATGCGCGAGGGGGCCCCCGGCCGCATCCGCTGCATCGAGGCAGAAGTCATGGATCTGTCCGATGACATCGCCTACTCCGTGCACGACTTCGAGGACGCCGTCGTCAACGGCTATCTCGATCCCGCATGGCTTGCCGACCCCGCGCAGCGCGAGATGCTGCTGACATCGATCCAGACGTGGGTCGGATACGACTTCGCACGGGACGAACTCGCCGACGCCCTGTACCGGCTCATGCGCATCCCGGAGTGGATCTCCTCGTTCGACGGCACCCGCGGTGCCCTCGCACGACTCAAGAACCTCACCTCCGACCTCATCGGCCGATTCGCACGCGCGGCCACGACCGCGACACGTGAGGCCTACGCGGCGCCCGTCCTCACGCGATATCGGGCGCACGTCGTGGTGCCGCGCGTCATCGAGGCCGAGATGGCGGTTCTCAAGGGCATCATCGGCGCCGCTGTCGTGTCGATCGACGGACGCAAGACGCTCTACCGCGAGCAGCGTCGCGTGCTCAAGCGCGTCGCCGACGCGCTTTGGGCCGACCCGACGCGGCTCGATCCCCTGCACACGGAGGACTTCGCGGCGGCGACGTCCGACGCCGCGCGGAAGCGGGTCGTCGTCGACCAAGTGGCGAGCCTCACCGACCAGCTCGCGATCGCGTGGCATGAGCGGCTCGTGGGCGAGCTCGACGCCGGTTCCATCGGGATCTGGGCCCCCCGAGCATCCGTCTCTCCCGCGGAGAGCACCTGATGGCGGGGCGCATCCGCCAGGCCGACGTCGACGAGGTGAAGGCCCGCACCAACATCGCCGACATCATCGGAGAGCGCGTCGCTCTCAAACCCGCTGGCGTGGGCGCTCTCAAGGGACTCTGCCCCTTCCACGACGAACGCAGCCCCAGCTTCAACGTGCGCCCGCAAGCCGGGTTCTACCACTGCTTCGGGTGCGGCGAATCCGGCGACGTGTACTCGTTCCTCCGCGCGATGGACCACATGACGTTCACCGAGGCCGTCGAACGCCTCGCCGGGCGCATCGGGTACTCGCTGCACTACGAGGACGGGGGAGCGGCGCCCGAAACGGCAGGTCGCTCGCGCCTCTACGCCGCGAACGCCGCCGCCGCCGACTTCTTCCGCGCGCAGCTCGCGACGCCGGAGGCGGAGACCGCGCGCCGATTCCTCGGCGAGCGAGGCTTCGATGCCGGCGCGGCCGCGCACTTCGGAGTGGGATACGCCCCGCGAGGATGGTCGGGAATGCTCAACGCCCTTCGGGCCGAGGGTTACCCCGAGGATGTCCTCAGCGCGGCAGGACTCGTCTCGCAAGGCCAACGCGGCGTCTACGACCGCTTCCGCGGAAGAGTCGTCTGGCCCATCCGCGACGTGACGGGACAGGTGCTCGGGTTCGGGGCCAGGCGACTCTACGACGATGACAACGGACCCAAGTACCTCAATACGCCGGAGACGACGATCTACAAGAAGGCCCAGGTGCTCTACGGGCTCGATCTCGCGAAGCGCACCGTGTCTCGCGAGCACAGGGTCGTCGTCGTCGAGGGCTACACCGACGTCATGGCGTGCCATCTCGCGGGCGTGACGACCGCGATCGCGACCTGCGGCACGGCATTCGGCTCCGATCACATCTCCGTGCTGCGTCGTGTCATGGGCGACGATTCGGCCGCGGGCGAGGTCGTCTTCACCTTCGACCCCGATGCCGCCGGCCAGAAGGCCGCTCTGCGCGCCTTCGCCGACGCCAAGCGATTCAACGCGCAGACATACGTCGCGACCGGTCCCGAGGGGCTGGACCCTTGCGATCTGCGGCTCCAGCGAGGCGACGGCGCCGTGCGGGCCCTCGTCGAGGCGAAGGTGCCCATGGTGGAATTCGTCCTCGACCAGCGCATCTCGGGCTTCGATCTCGCGAGCGTCGAAGGGCGTGTCGGCGCGCTGCGATCCGCCGCCCCCGTCGTCGGCGAACTGCGAGATCCGCTCCTGCAGCCGGAGTATGTCCGCGTT
This genomic stretch from Microbacterium sp. SLBN-146 harbors:
- the recO gene encoding DNA repair protein RecO — encoded protein: MPTYRDEVVVLRTHKLGEADRILTLLSRRHGKIRAVAKGVRRTSSRFGARLEPFMVADVQLYQGRSLDIVQQAESLGSYGADIAVHYDRYTSAHAMVEAADRLNEAEATPQQYLLLVGGLRALARGEHASRSILDSYLLRAMALSGWAPGLGECARCGRPGPHDYFVAQLGGAVCAECAPVGSARIASATSALLGALMAGEWDDVDAASAGTTASASGLIAAYAQWHLERGIRSLSHVSSGEER
- a CDS encoding isoprenyl transferase; this encodes MTPKPYTHRDAVAYRPVDWTGLYPPAFPRGGVPEHVAIVMDGNGRWANRRGLTRVEGHKAGEAALLDVVAGAIQAGVKHLSVYAFSTENWARSPDEVRFLMGFNRDVLHRRRDQLNEWGVRVRWSGRKPRLWGSVIKELQYAEQLTRDNDVLTLTMCVNYGGRIELVDAMRSIGDDIAGGRIKPSAITEKLIRQRLYQPGMPDVDLFIRSSGEQRTSNFLLWESAYAEFVFLDRLWPDFSRTDLWEAIGLYLGRDRRFGGAVDTPDPPAL
- a CDS encoding DsbA family protein, with protein sequence MSEAIKIDVWSDIACPWCYIGKRNLENGLAAASADPDAPAVEVTYHSFELAPDTPVDFEGGESDYLAEHKGISPDQAQEMLSRVTGVAADAGLTYRFDLLRHTNTVKAHELLHFAKSQGRQHEMAERLMAAYFTEGRHVGRIDDLVALAEDAGLDGDAAREALESGRHLQDVRADQAQAAAYGINGVPFFVIDGKYGVSGAQPAEAFSQIVRQVWSERSEPAAS
- a CDS encoding glutathione peroxidase: MTAETLTDLRSIPFQTAEGETSTLADYGDKVILVVNVASKCGLAPQYEQLEELQRTYGDRGFTVVGFPCNQFMGQEPGSMEEILDYCAMTWGVTFPVNDKIKVNGPGAAPLYKALKKSHDEEGKKGPIMWNFEKFVLTPGGQVHRFRPNTKPDDPEIIAVIERNLPA
- the dusB gene encoding tRNA dihydrouridine synthase DusB produces the protein MTPTLAPARPLRIGPIELDAPVVLAPMAGITNTAFRRLCREYGAGLYVSEMITSRALVERNATTMRLITHHESETPRSIQLYGVDPGTVESAVRVLVEEDRADHIDLNFGCPVPKVTRKGGGAALPWKLGLFREIVTRAVQAAGDIPLTVKMRKGIDPDHLTFLDAGRIAEDAGVAAVALHARTASEFYSGTADWSAIAALKAAVTSVPVLGNGDIWSAADAERMMHETGCDGVVVGRGCLGRPWLFGDLARALGGAGAASDEPVDATLGFVAAAFRRHAELLVEFFDDEGRGCRDIRKHVAWYFKGYPVGGDTRAALATASTLAEIDDLLATLDHDAPYPGDAAEGQRGRAGSPKRPALPDGWLASRELGAEATNALADAELDHSGG
- a CDS encoding deoxyguanosinetriphosphate triphosphohydrolase; translated protein: MRSSTTVAVDASARPGGVALRPEGYDDHDAERFHTELHRSSRDDFARDRARVLHSAALRRLAAKTQVLSPASPADFARNRLTHSLEVAQVGRELATALQLSPDVVDTACLSHDLGHPPFGHNGERALNEWAEDIGGFEGNAQTLRILSRLEPKVIVDARTFGLNLTRASLDATCKYPWTAEHPVPDPGGRLKFGVYPDDEPTFAWMREGAPGRIRCIEAEVMDLSDDIAYSVHDFEDAVVNGYLDPAWLADPAQREMLLTSIQTWVGYDFARDELADALYRLMRIPEWISSFDGTRGALARLKNLTSDLIGRFARAATTATREAYAAPVLTRYRAHVVVPRVIEAEMAVLKGIIGAAVVSIDGRKTLYREQRRVLKRVADALWADPTRLDPLHTEDFAAATSDAARKRVVVDQVASLTDQLAIAWHERLVGELDAGSIGIWAPRASVSPAEST